From a region of the Lactuca sativa cultivar Salinas chromosome 4, Lsat_Salinas_v11, whole genome shotgun sequence genome:
- the LOC111884818 gene encoding protein CHUP1, chloroplastic — MVAGKVKLAMGLQKSPANSKTEVQQYPQQRQHPSPSPSSGGGGKVPQKGAVFSRSFGVYFPRSSAQVQPRPPDVAELLHLVEELRERESRLRTELLEQKLLKESVAILPILENEISRKDSEISRSSKKIECLEAENERLRQDVEMLHLKLTEQKQEFEQRVKDLEVASATSSSQRFQQLMDISGKSSMIKSLKRGQTFANIPANRNHNEIDSKCYTESSSKESILVEIDNLPRLSRCDSLDMATDSAIEVRSRVPRVPKPPPRPSTSSCSSSSSSSSNSSLSSSAERALTEQQPPVPPPPPPATKLAPPPPPPPPRTSKAPAPPPPPPPPKGIKPLPAKVRRIPEVVEFYHSLMRRESRRDSCNGSSSADVPSTANTRDMIGEIENRSTHLLAIKTDVETQGDFIKFLIKEVENASFTDIEDVVPFVKWLDDELSYLVDERAVLKHFEWPERKADALREAAFGYCDLKKLESEASSFRDDPRQPCAPALKKMQGLFEKLEHGVYNLSRMRESASTRYKVFQIPMGWMEETGFATQIKLASVKLALKYMRRVSAELEIVGGPEEEELIVQGVRFAFRVHQFAGGFDVETMRAFEELRDKARWCHEQCQNQQQQQQQKTLCRSTAC, encoded by the exons ATGGTGGCTGGGAAGGTCAAATTAGCAATGGGTCTGCAAAAATCACCGGCGAATTCCAAAACGGAAGTACAACAGTATCCACAACAAAGGCAGCATCCTTCTCCGTCGCCTAGTTCCGGTGGAGGTGGGAAGGTGCCGCAGAAAGGGGCGGTGTTTTCACGGTCATTTGGGGTTTATTTCCCACGGTCCTCTGCTCAGGTTCAGCCGCGACCGCCGGACGTTGCGGAGTTGTTGCATTTGGTGGAGGAGTTGAGGGAACGAGAGTCGCGGTTAAGGACGGAATTGTTGGAGCAAAAGTTACTGAAGGAGTCGGTTGCTATACTTCCGATTTTGGAGAATGAGATCTCGAGAAAGGATTCGGAAATCAGTCGATCCTCGAAGAAGATCGAGTGTCTTGAAGCGGAGAATGAGAGACTGAGGCAAGATGTTGAAATGCTGCATTTAAAGCTTACTGAACAAAAACAGGAGTTCGAGCAGAGAGTGAAGGATTTGGAGGTGGCTTCGGCTACATCTTCTTCGCAGAGGTTTCAGCAGTTAATGGATATTTCAGGGAAGTCTAGTATGATCAAGAGCTTAAAACGAGGCCAAACGTTTGCGAATATTCCGGCGAATCGGAATCATAACGAAATCGACAGCAAGTGTTATACAGAATCGAGCTCAAAGGAGTCGATATTAGTAGAAATCGACAATTTGCCTAGGCTTTCTAGGTGTGATTCGTTGGACATGGCAACAGATTCCGCTATTGAAGTCCGTTCACGAGTTCCTAGGGTTCCAAAACCCCCTCCACGGCCGTCTACATCATCATGTTCATCATCGTCATCGTCTTCTTCTAATAGCTCACTGAGCAGCTCAGCAGAGAGGGCTTTAACAGAGCAACAACCTCCGGTcccacctcctccaccaccagCAACAAAGCTAgcccctccgccaccaccaccgcctccaagAACCAGCAAAGCTCCTGCTCCTCCCCCTCCACCACCTCCGCCCAAGGGTATAAAGCCTTTGCCGGCGAAGGTGAGAAGAATACCGGAAGTAGTCGAGTTCTACCACTCTCTCATGCGGAGAGAGTCCCGCCGGGACTCCTGCAACGGATCTTCGTCCGCCGACGTCCCGTCCACCGCCAATACACGTGACATGATCGGAGAAATCGAGAACCGGTCAACGCATTTGCTTGCT ATAAAGACAGATGTGGAAACACAAGGtgattttataaaatttttgATCAAAGAAGTTGAGAATGCATCATTTACAGATATTGAAGATGTCGTCCCCTTTGTTAAATGGCTTGATGATGAACTCTCTTATCTG gttGACGAGAGGGCAGTTCTTAAACACTTCGAATGGCCAGAACGTAAGGCCGATGCATTAAGAGAAGCTGCATTTGGTTATTGTGATCTAAAGAAGCTCGAATCCGAAGCATCATCATTTCGTGATGATCCACGTCAGCCTTGTGCTCCTGCTCTCAAGAAAATGCAAGGATTGTTTGAAAA ATTAGAGCACGGAGTGTATAATTTATCACGAATGCGAGAATCCGCTTCCACACGTTACAAAGTATTTCAAATCCCCATGGGTTGGATGGAAGAAACAGGTTTTGCAACTCAG ATTAAGCTTGCATCAGTGAAATTAGCACTCAAGTACATGAGAAGAGTTTCTGCAGAACTTGAAATAGTTGGTGGGCCTGAAGAAGAAGAGTTGATAGTTCAAGGTGTACGATTTGCATTTCGTGTGCatcag TTTGCTGGGGGGTTTGATGTGGAAACGATGAGGGCGTTTGAAGAGCTTCGTGATAAAGCAAGATGGTGCCATGAACAGTGTCAAAaccagcaacagcaacagcaacagaaAACGTTGTGTAGGTCGACTGCGTGCTAA